A genomic window from Alkalihalobacillus sp. AL-G includes:
- a CDS encoding AAA family ATPase, producing the protein MKIKELYIYGFGRFENERFSFDKPQIQVIYGKNESGKSTILAYIEYMLFGFPKRSEKRLRYEPKTTQAYGGKMMLETEKYGLITIERKGDRTVHIVLEDGTHEDESLLKQILPEVNQLTYLDIFSFNLDGLQRIDQIKSEELGNYLFNAAMTGAQELNRISTYLEEQQSQLFKPNGKNPVLNQKLAQLIEQDRNLQGWVKKLDEYNRIKTELGLEQSNLKEQEQSHRELECKRKELVEIQSVAPLIVQKVTLQNQLDNHPNAIPFPENGLDRFRNWQERKVEAEGEWNHLQELKDRKLNSLKELVIDEALLVQADEIEHFEKSYQQYKVRKSDYQRLKQRIAHIEEEVETEKNELGENWTNDRISAAQTDIVAKQQIKQQIKEFDDLQYEQKTIDADLQRAKDSIEERERQLEMVDGQLVSDEKKRSYEEKLNQITVQSPSQLKQHLDTLKQVRASSKKSFINPILTVAMVVIGLILVSIWLYRGDVIEGIILGVTLVGSGIALYRKNSSDETNELDEQIRDLEAKLSNFESENVKYQGEEIDVIQKLLEKQQHLSFRKQQLIEESTQLERRYQDIAAKYDAWEVQFHKKSEILNNWRERFFIPASVSNEMVLEVLERVEQLKKRINDLEKLIQEAQGIRTGLERFEKDANRLAQLAGIQEEGIESVVTRLVLLLKAEKIKSEQKQRIQTDIHALSEQQAGIQKKVQHYEQECNALFEKAEVSSEESFWAKGKVFDSYQSLKEQLRLTESQLYITGLQHKIPFYMERVNELSELEQKIEETGTKMNELDEAIESGRTSCARLRAHLTHLEEDGSYSDLMHKIQVAKSEFHDQAKKWAVYRTADYLLNQAKQNYQSKRQPGVLKSAEEYFRRLTDGEYIKLIAPKSEESFWIERNDTILFRPDELSRATAEQLYLALRFALAKEYDSNKSFPFIMDDILVNFDELRRKRAVELIKSIAEDRQVIYFTCDRLTARAMADEPILLESVSSNPLPILR; encoded by the coding sequence ATGAAAATAAAAGAGTTGTATATTTACGGGTTCGGCCGATTTGAAAATGAACGGTTCTCATTCGATAAGCCACAAATACAAGTGATATACGGTAAGAATGAATCCGGAAAGTCTACAATACTCGCATACATTGAATACATGCTATTCGGTTTTCCAAAACGTAGTGAGAAACGTCTTCGTTATGAACCGAAGACGACACAGGCTTACGGTGGAAAAATGATGCTCGAAACGGAAAAGTACGGATTAATTACGATTGAGCGAAAAGGGGACCGTACCGTTCATATCGTACTAGAGGATGGAACTCATGAAGATGAGTCGCTTTTGAAACAAATCCTTCCAGAAGTGAACCAGCTTACATACCTGGATATTTTTTCGTTTAACCTGGATGGTTTACAACGAATCGATCAGATTAAATCGGAGGAGCTTGGCAATTATTTGTTCAATGCTGCAATGACCGGTGCACAAGAGTTGAATCGAATATCAACTTATTTGGAAGAACAGCAAAGTCAATTGTTTAAACCGAACGGAAAGAACCCGGTTTTAAATCAAAAATTGGCTCAATTGATCGAGCAGGACCGCAATCTTCAAGGCTGGGTAAAAAAACTTGATGAATATAATCGAATTAAGACAGAGCTTGGTCTTGAACAAAGCAATCTAAAAGAGCAGGAACAAAGTCACCGTGAACTCGAATGCAAACGAAAGGAGCTTGTCGAGATTCAGTCGGTGGCTCCCCTTATCGTGCAAAAGGTTACACTTCAGAATCAGCTGGACAACCACCCGAATGCAATACCGTTTCCTGAGAACGGCCTCGATCGATTTCGAAACTGGCAGGAACGAAAAGTTGAAGCAGAGGGCGAATGGAATCATCTTCAAGAATTGAAGGACCGGAAATTGAATTCCTTAAAGGAGCTCGTTATCGATGAAGCGCTTTTAGTACAAGCTGATGAAATTGAACACTTCGAAAAGTCGTATCAGCAATATAAAGTAAGAAAATCCGATTACCAAAGATTAAAACAGCGAATTGCACACATCGAGGAGGAAGTTGAGACAGAGAAAAACGAACTGGGTGAAAACTGGACCAACGATCGAATCTCAGCAGCACAGACTGACATTGTTGCCAAGCAGCAGATCAAACAACAGATCAAAGAATTTGACGATCTTCAATATGAACAAAAAACGATTGATGCCGATTTACAGCGTGCAAAGGATTCCATTGAAGAAAGGGAAAGGCAGCTGGAAATGGTCGATGGTCAACTGGTATCCGATGAGAAAAAGCGTTCTTATGAGGAAAAGCTAAATCAGATAACTGTCCAGTCTCCAAGTCAATTAAAACAGCACTTAGATACATTAAAACAAGTAAGAGCTTCCTCTAAAAAGAGCTTTATCAACCCAATCCTCACCGTTGCGATGGTTGTAATTGGTTTAATCCTTGTGAGCATATGGCTTTACCGCGGCGATGTGATCGAAGGAATCATTCTCGGTGTCACACTCGTCGGTTCAGGTATTGCTTTGTATCGTAAAAACAGCAGCGATGAAACCAATGAGCTGGATGAACAAATTCGTGACCTTGAAGCGAAGCTCTCTAATTTTGAAAGTGAGAACGTTAAATATCAGGGGGAAGAGATAGATGTGATTCAAAAATTGTTAGAAAAGCAGCAACACCTTAGCTTTCGTAAGCAACAGCTGATCGAGGAATCTACTCAACTAGAAAGACGGTATCAGGACATTGCTGCCAAATATGATGCCTGGGAGGTTCAATTTCACAAAAAAAGCGAAATATTGAATAACTGGAGAGAGCGATTCTTTATTCCTGCTTCTGTTTCGAATGAAATGGTACTTGAGGTGCTTGAACGGGTTGAACAATTGAAAAAACGCATAAATGATCTCGAAAAACTTATTCAAGAAGCTCAAGGGATACGTACCGGACTTGAACGTTTTGAAAAGGATGCTAATAGATTGGCACAACTTGCTGGCATTCAAGAGGAAGGCATCGAGTCGGTTGTCACACGTTTAGTCTTACTTTTAAAAGCGGAAAAGATAAAAAGCGAACAAAAACAGCGGATTCAAACTGATATTCATGCATTATCGGAACAGCAAGCAGGAATTCAAAAAAAGGTTCAGCACTATGAACAAGAATGTAACGCGCTTTTTGAAAAGGCAGAAGTATCTAGCGAAGAGTCGTTTTGGGCAAAAGGAAAAGTATTTGATAGCTATCAGTCCCTTAAGGAGCAACTGCGGTTGACAGAATCACAGCTTTATATTACCGGATTACAGCATAAAATTCCTTTTTACATGGAACGAGTCAATGAACTTTCAGAACTAGAGCAAAAAATCGAGGAAACAGGTACAAAGATGAACGAGTTAGACGAAGCAATCGAGTCAGGGCGTACTTCATGTGCCCGACTGCGGGCACATCTGACCCATTTAGAGGAAGATGGCTCTTATTCCGATTTAATGCACAAGATCCAAGTGGCAAAGAGTGAGTTTCATGATCAGGCGAAAAAGTGGGCGGTTTATCGTACTGCCGACTATCTATTAAATCAAGCTAAACAAAACTATCAATCCAAGAGACAGCCAGGAGTCCTTAAGAGCGCAGAGGAATATTTTCGAAGGCTGACAGATGGGGAATATATAAAGCTGATTGCTCCAAAAAGTGAAGAAAGCTTTTGGATTGAACGGAACGACACCATTCTATTTCGACCTGATGAATTAAGTCGTGCTACTGCTGAACAATTGTATTTAGCACTTCGGTTTGCCCTTGCAAAGGAGTATGACAGTAACAAATCGTTTCCATTCATTATGGATGATATTTTAGTCAATTTTGATGAGTTGAGACGGAAAAGAGCGGTTGAGTTGATCAAGTCAATCGCAGAAGATCGACAGGTTATTTATTTTACGTGCGATCGATTGACAGCACGTGCAATGGCAGACGAACCGATCCTATTAGAGTCGGTGTCGTCTAACCCACTACCTATTCTCCGATAA
- a CDS encoding ABC transporter ATP-binding protein, whose translation MSLHIDSVTKKFGSFTAVDDVSFNIPEEQIFGLLGANGAGKTTTFRMMIGLLYPTEGAITWNGHSLTEKTSQVIGYLPEERGLYPSLKVSDQLIYLGRLKGMTKQDIRVQMRRWLDRFKVPEYENKKVEELSKGNQQKIQFIAAVLHKPKLLILDEPFSGLDPVNVELLKDAVVELKQEGTTIVFSSHRMEHVEELCEHLCILHKGKPVVHGSLKDVKRSFGKKNVTVYADFDLDHLRDTSGVIRFKEVTEGVHLQVEDEGVSQKIFDMISGKGFVRKFELEEPSLNDIFIEKVGASYE comes from the coding sequence ATGAGTTTACATATTGATTCAGTAACAAAAAAATTCGGTAGTTTTACGGCAGTTGATGACGTTTCATTTAATATCCCGGAGGAACAGATTTTTGGCCTTTTAGGAGCAAACGGTGCTGGAAAGACGACGACATTCCGGATGATGATCGGTCTATTGTACCCAACAGAAGGTGCGATAACCTGGAACGGACATTCATTAACGGAAAAAACGTCTCAAGTGATCGGTTATTTGCCAGAAGAGAGAGGGCTTTATCCAAGCCTGAAAGTTTCCGATCAGCTCATCTATTTAGGGCGTTTAAAAGGAATGACTAAACAAGACATTCGGGTCCAAATGAGAAGATGGTTAGATCGATTCAAGGTACCGGAATACGAAAATAAAAAGGTAGAAGAGCTGTCAAAAGGAAATCAGCAGAAAATCCAGTTCATTGCAGCAGTACTACATAAGCCCAAGCTGCTGATTCTCGATGAACCGTTTAGCGGGCTGGACCCAGTTAATGTTGAATTATTGAAGGATGCGGTTGTGGAATTAAAGCAGGAAGGGACAACGATTGTATTTTCCAGTCATCGGATGGAGCATGTTGAAGAGCTTTGTGAGCATCTCTGTATCCTTCATAAAGGAAAGCCGGTCGTACATGGCTCGTTAAAGGATGTCAAGCGTTCATTCGGGAAAAAGAATGTGACCGTTTATGCGGATTTTGACCTCGACCACTTGAGGGACACATCAGGGGTTATACGATTTAAAGAAGTTACCGAAGGCGTTCATCTTCAAGTTGAAGATGAGGGTGTGTCACAAAAAATATTCGACATGATCAGCGGAAAAGGATTCGTGCGTAAGTTTGAGCTTGAAGAACCATCGTTAAACGATATTTTCATTGAAAAAGTAGGTGCTTCATATGAGTAA
- a CDS encoding cytochrome c produces MKRIFTLLVLLGLSVGLAACGGGNEGGSDSTGNGSTTEVDVDAAKASFQQSCATCHGKNLRGNGNAPALNNIGKDHSKEEILAQIKNGGGQMPAGLIEGEEAENVAAWLATMK; encoded by the coding sequence GTGAAACGGATTTTTACATTATTAGTATTACTTGGGTTATCTGTTGGTTTAGCAGCTTGTGGCGGCGGTAATGAAGGGGGTTCAGATTCAACAGGGAACGGCAGTACTACAGAAGTTGATGTTGATGCAGCGAAGGCGAGCTTCCAGCAAAGCTGTGCAACCTGTCACGGAAAAAATCTTAGAGGAAATGGGAATGCACCAGCCTTGAATAACATTGGTAAAGATCATTCGAAAGAAGAGATTCTAGCTCAAATTAAAAACGGCGGCGGCCAAATGCCAGCAGGATTGATTGAAGGAGAGGAAGCCGAAAACGTAGCTGCATGGCTAGCTACTATGAAATGA
- a CDS encoding ABC transporter permease has translation MSKLLTVLVHTYKSRLKTKAFIITTAISLLLVVGLTNMQTIMGYFEGDEQRTVAVLDKSGELYEPFAQQFAVTKSEDTKIVQTDQSEQELAASVQDGEYDGMLVLQMNEQNVPNATFKAETVSSSDWIGALERSLQQTKVVIATKKLGVDPAEVVKIYEPVQFEKVALKESAKTEEELNQARSVVYVLLFLIYFSVIFYGSMIATEVATEKSSRVMEILISSVSPVKQMFGKIFGIAFLGLTQFILIFLVAFISVKSAPESESGGSMNNFSDFIQLDQLPFSIIIYALVFFFLGFMLYATLLAMLGSLVNKVEEANQVITPVMLIIVIAFMIAMSGLGTPDATFVTVTSYIPFFTPMIMFLRAGMLNIPLWEVLLGITILIASIGLFAVIAAKVYRGGVLMYGSATSLKNLKKALALSKK, from the coding sequence ATGAGTAAATTACTTACCGTCTTAGTGCATACGTACAAAAGCCGCTTAAAAACCAAGGCGTTCATCATAACAACGGCGATTTCATTACTATTAGTAGTTGGATTGACGAACATGCAGACGATCATGGGATACTTTGAAGGTGATGAGCAACGTACTGTAGCTGTGCTCGATAAAAGCGGGGAGCTTTATGAACCATTTGCTCAGCAGTTTGCGGTTACAAAATCAGAGGATACGAAGATTGTTCAGACAGATCAAAGTGAACAGGAGCTGGCTGCGAGTGTTCAAGATGGAGAGTATGACGGTATGCTTGTTCTGCAAATGAATGAACAAAACGTGCCTAATGCTACCTTCAAGGCGGAAACAGTATCGAGCTCGGACTGGATTGGTGCACTCGAGCGTTCCCTCCAGCAAACCAAAGTGGTCATTGCTACAAAAAAATTAGGTGTCGATCCTGCGGAAGTAGTAAAAATTTATGAACCTGTTCAATTTGAAAAGGTTGCCTTGAAGGAAAGTGCAAAAACGGAGGAAGAGCTCAATCAGGCTCGTTCAGTCGTTTATGTGCTGCTCTTTTTAATCTATTTTTCCGTTATATTTTATGGAAGTATGATTGCCACAGAGGTTGCGACAGAAAAGTCGTCCAGGGTGATGGAAATCTTAATTTCGAGTGTCTCACCTGTCAAGCAGATGTTCGGGAAAATCTTCGGGATTGCCTTCTTGGGTCTGACACAGTTCATACTGATTTTCCTTGTTGCATTTATTTCTGTTAAAAGTGCTCCTGAAAGTGAATCTGGCGGGTCCATGAACAATTTTTCAGACTTCATTCAGCTTGATCAACTTCCGTTTTCAATTATCATTTATGCTCTCGTATTTTTCTTTTTAGGGTTCATGCTTTATGCGACACTGCTTGCAATGCTCGGCTCACTTGTAAACAAGGTTGAGGAAGCGAACCAGGTGATCACGCCAGTCATGTTGATTATCGTTATTGCGTTCATGATTGCGATGTCTGGACTTGGCACACCAGATGCAACCTTTGTAACAGTTACATCCTACATTCCATTTTTTACTCCGATGATCATGTTTTTACGAGCAGGGATGTTGAATATTCCGTTATGGGAAGTGTTGCTCGGCATTACCATCCTGATTGCGAGCATCGGACTGTTTGCAGTCATTGCGGCAAAGGTTTATCGTGGCGGGGTACTGATGTACGGCAGTGCAACCTCGCTTAAGAATTTGAAAAAAGCATTAGCCTTATCGAAAAAGTAA
- a CDS encoding YhzD family protein has protein sequence MKMYIVTVFDKSGEKIYEESFEATDNAEAKKAGQKILEENNYEDYTSRVTSPAGELVLFHR, from the coding sequence ATGAAGATGTACATTGTCACTGTATTTGATAAAAGCGGTGAAAAGATTTATGAAGAATCATTTGAAGCGACTGACAATGCCGAAGCGAAAAAAGCCGGCCAGAAAATTTTAGAGGAAAACAACTATGAGGATTACACGAGCAGAGTAACCTCGCCTGCAGGAGAACTTGTGTTATTCCATCGGTAA
- a CDS encoding DNA repair exonuclease — MTSIRFLHTADLHIDTPFKGLGYLPETVLEKVKKSTFVSFQHIVSKAISENVDFVVIAGDLYDGANRSLTAQMFLKKEFQRLADYAIQVYAIHGNHDHLSGEWAQITWPGNVHYFSGEVPEMLPYKKEGKVLAHIYGYSYPKRAVTENISTQYAKVEGAPYHIALLHGTAGGSTEHANYAPFIVNELNRKPFDYWALGHIHKRTVLNQDPYIAYPGNIQGLNPKETGVKGCYLVELSDHNTTVDFVESAPSLWEELELQIDDITEIDQLIQRIQQGKEILRATGKNTIVTVKLLGSSEIIDLLIKGKTIEELIQLLQDGEDEENVFVWIHRIKLPKEGLQLAHVSESHFINEIVSVLETTDNLDEILEPLWKHRKAKKFLTEEELDEQEILEEARQLLLDSMIHT; from the coding sequence ATGACCTCGATTCGATTTTTACATACAGCAGATTTACATATCGATACCCCATTTAAAGGCCTCGGCTATCTTCCAGAAACGGTTTTAGAAAAAGTGAAAAAGAGCACGTTTGTATCGTTTCAACATATTGTCAGCAAAGCGATTTCAGAGAACGTAGATTTTGTCGTCATTGCAGGAGATTTATACGATGGGGCAAACCGTAGTCTAACAGCGCAAATGTTTTTAAAAAAAGAATTTCAAAGGCTGGCAGATTACGCCATTCAAGTGTATGCCATCCACGGAAACCATGATCACCTCTCAGGCGAATGGGCTCAGATAACGTGGCCAGGAAACGTTCATTATTTTAGTGGGGAAGTGCCAGAAATGCTTCCCTATAAAAAAGAGGGTAAGGTCCTTGCTCACATATATGGGTACAGCTATCCAAAGCGCGCTGTGACTGAAAATATTTCTACTCAATACGCAAAGGTGGAAGGCGCTCCATATCATATTGCACTTTTGCACGGAACAGCAGGTGGATCGACTGAGCATGCAAATTATGCACCATTTATCGTAAATGAGCTGAATCGAAAGCCATTTGATTATTGGGCGCTGGGTCACATCCACAAAAGAACTGTCCTGAATCAAGACCCATATATCGCTTATCCTGGAAACATCCAAGGGTTGAACCCGAAGGAAACCGGAGTAAAGGGCTGTTACCTTGTCGAATTGTCAGACCATAATACGACAGTTGATTTCGTTGAATCTGCTCCATCATTGTGGGAGGAACTTGAACTGCAAATTGACGACATTACCGAAATCGATCAACTCATCCAACGCATCCAACAGGGAAAGGAGATTCTGCGGGCTACTGGCAAGAATACGATAGTTACCGTAAAGCTTTTAGGGTCCAGCGAGATCATAGACTTATTAATCAAAGGAAAAACCATCGAGGAACTTATCCAACTCCTTCAGGATGGAGAAGATGAAGAAAACGTCTTTGTTTGGATACATCGGATTAAACTGCCAAAGGAAGGCTTGCAGCTTGCTCACGTATCTGAATCGCATTTTATCAATGAAATCGTTTCAGTTCTTGAGACCACGGACAATTTGGATGAAATACTTGAGCCATTATGGAAACACCGTAAAGCGAAGAAATTTTTAACCGAGGAAGAGCTTGATGAACAGGAGATTTTAGAAGAGGCAAGACAATTGTTACTCGATTCGATGATCCACACGTAA
- a CDS encoding aldehyde dehydrogenase family protein: MEKVLDAQLKPKVAEFLNGTKKLFINGEWVPSASGKTFKTLNPSTGEVLAVVSEADKEDVDRAVKAARKAFDEGPWSKMSAASRSRLIYKLADLMEENKEELAQLDTLDNGKPIRETTNADVPLAIEHFRYYAGWSTKIVGQTIPVAGKFFNYTRHEALGVVGQIIPWNFPLLMAAWKLGAALASGCTVVLKPAEQTPLSALYLAELMQEAGFPEGVVNVITGYGETAGGPLVEHEQVDKIAFTGSTEVGKLIMRTASEDLKRVTLELGGKSPNIILPDADMSKAIPGAMMGIMFNQGQVCCAGSRLYIQKKSFDNVVADLVTHSEKIKQGAGLDPTTEMGPLVSEEQHNRVMGYIEKGKSEGAEVLTGGTKPYEQGYFVSPTVFADVNDSMSIAKEEIFGPVVAAMPFEDLDDVIDRANLSNYGLAAGVWTENVRNAHYVANRLKAGTVWVNCYNAFDAASPFGGYKQSGIGREMGSYALDNYTEVKSVWIGMD; this comes from the coding sequence ATGGAAAAAGTATTAGACGCACAATTGAAGCCGAAAGTCGCGGAATTTTTGAATGGTACGAAAAAGTTGTTTATCAACGGGGAATGGGTACCCTCTGCATCAGGTAAGACGTTTAAGACCTTGAATCCCTCCACAGGTGAAGTCCTTGCAGTCGTAAGTGAGGCAGATAAAGAAGATGTAGATCGCGCGGTGAAGGCTGCACGTAAAGCATTCGACGAAGGTCCATGGTCGAAGATGAGTGCGGCATCCAGAAGTCGTCTGATTTATAAGCTCGCTGATCTAATGGAAGAAAATAAAGAGGAATTGGCACAGTTAGACACGCTCGATAACGGGAAACCAATCCGCGAAACAACCAATGCGGACGTTCCTTTAGCAATCGAACATTTCAGATATTATGCAGGCTGGTCGACAAAAATCGTCGGTCAAACGATCCCTGTAGCAGGAAAGTTTTTCAACTATACTCGACATGAAGCGTTGGGTGTAGTCGGGCAGATTATTCCATGGAACTTCCCACTCCTTATGGCAGCATGGAAGCTCGGTGCTGCACTTGCAAGCGGATGTACAGTCGTATTGAAGCCAGCCGAACAAACACCTTTATCAGCCCTATATCTAGCGGAATTGATGCAAGAAGCAGGGTTCCCGGAAGGTGTCGTCAACGTTATTACAGGTTATGGTGAAACAGCAGGCGGTCCACTTGTTGAACATGAGCAGGTTGATAAAATCGCATTTACAGGGTCAACTGAAGTAGGAAAGTTGATCATGCGAACCGCTTCCGAAGACCTCAAGCGCGTAACACTTGAGCTTGGTGGAAAGTCGCCGAACATTATCCTGCCTGACGCGGATATGTCCAAGGCGATCCCTGGGGCAATGATGGGAATCATGTTCAACCAAGGCCAAGTATGCTGTGCAGGTTCACGTCTTTATATCCAGAAAAAATCGTTTGATAATGTAGTCGCAGATCTTGTTACCCACTCTGAAAAAATCAAGCAAGGGGCAGGACTCGATCCTACTACCGAAATGGGGCCGCTCGTTTCTGAAGAGCAACACAACAGGGTAATGGGCTATATTGAAAAAGGAAAGAGTGAAGGTGCAGAGGTCTTAACAGGTGGAACGAAGCCATATGAACAGGGGTACTTCGTATCACCGACCGTCTTTGCAGATGTAAATGATTCGATGTCAATCGCTAAAGAAGAAATCTTCGGACCTGTTGTAGCGGCAATGCCGTTTGAGGATCTTGATGATGTCATTGATCGTGCAAACCTTTCCAATTACGGACTCGCAGCAGGTGTCTGGACGGAAAATGTACGCAATGCACATTATGTAGCGAACCGCTTAAAGGCTGGTACTGTGTGGGTGAACTGCTATAATGCATTCGATGCGGCATCACCGTTTGGAGGATACAAACAGTCGGGTATCGGTCGGGAAATGGGATCTTATGCACTCGATAACTATACAGAGGTGAAGAGTGTTTGGATAGGCATGGATTAA